One Malus domestica chromosome 11, GDT2T_hap1 genomic region harbors:
- the LOC103448815 gene encoding ABC transporter G family member 9-like: MEQGMVVDLESQADRRPDSETPGIFKNAIRPVTVKFEDVVYKIKAKKSTKSEEKVILNSVNGLVQPGEILAMLGPSGSGKTTLLSALGGRLGGRLGGSITYNNKTFTNTMKRNTGFVTQDDFLYPHLTVTETLVFTALLRLPNTLSKRDKVMQANAVITQLELTKCKNSAVGDQFMRGISGGERRRVSIGQELLVNPSLLFLDEPTSGLDSTTAQRIVSALWDLASGGRTIVMTIHQPSSRLFYLFHKVMLLSEGNCLYFGKASEVMDYFSGIGYVPLIAMNPADFLLDLANGLAPDGSVDNKSKVKQNLALAYKNNLLDRLKTELQETNNSSQFQDGSAQNKKFGKWPTTWWQQFSVLLRRGMKERRHEAFSGLKIGQVLAVALLVGLLWWQSDIAHLQDQIGLLFFMSGFWGFFPLFQAIFTFPPERKMLEKERVSGTYRLSSYFMSRIVADLPMELVLPTLFVTITYWMAGLKPSAANFFHTLFALLLSVLVAQGMGLALGALVMDQKKATVLASVIMLSFLLAGGYYVQHVPAFISWIKYISLSNYSYRLLLGSQYKKSETYPCDGRVCSVGEFPTIKSAGLDGQSSAVVALVIMVMGYRFISYLALMRIGITKKKHP, from the exons ATGGAGCAAGGGATGGTGGTGGATTTAGAGTCTCAGGCTGATAGAAGACCAGACAGTGAAACCCCCGGTATCTTCAAGAATGCCATTCGACCCGTCACAGTGAAG TTTGAAGACGTGGTTTACAAAATCAAAGCTAAGAAGAGCACCAAGTCCGAAGAGAAAGTGATCTTAAACAGCGTCAACGGCCTAGTTCAACCCGGCGAAATCTTAGCCATGCTCGGCCCCTCCGGAAGTGGCAAAACAACCCTCCTATCCGCACTCGGAGGCAGACTTGGAGGCCGACTAGGAGGTTCCATAAcctacaacaacaaaaccttcaCAAACACAATGAAAAGAAACACCGGCTTTGTAACGCAAGACGATTTTCTCTACCCGCATTTAACGGTGACAGAAACCCTAGTCTTCACGGCACTTCTTCGCTTGCCCAACACGCTATCCAAGAGAGACAAGGTTATGCAAGCCAATGCAGTGATTACACAGCTCGAATTAACCAAATGCAAGAACAGTGCCGTTGGTGATCAGTTCATGAGGGGTATTTCGGGCGGGGAGAGAAGACGGGTTAGTATAGGACAAGAATTACTCGTAAATCCCAGCTTGCTCTTCCTGGATGAACCGACGTCGGGGCTCGATTCAACGACGGCTCAGCGGATTGTCTCGGCACTGTGGGATTTGGCAAGTGGTGGGAGGACGATCGTGATGACTATACATCAACCTTCAAGTAGGCTGTTTTACTTGTTTCATAAGGTGATGTTGTTATCGGAAGGAAACTGTTTGTATTTTGGGAAGGCGTCAGAGGTTATGGATTATTTTTCGGGCATTGGCTATGTTCCTTTGATCGCTATGAATCCTGCAGATTTTCTGTTGGACCTTGCTAATG GTCTGGCACCTGATGGATCAGTTGACAATAAGAGCAAGGTGAAGCAGAATCTGGCCTTGGCCTACAAGAATAACCTTTTAGATAGATTGAAAACTGAACTTCAAGAAACCAATAACTCCAGTCAATTTCAAGATGGATCTGCACAAAACAAGAAGTTTGGGAAATGGCCCACAACTTGGTGGCAGCAATTCTCTGTGTTGCTGAGGAGAGGAATGAAAGAGAGGAGGCATGAGGCCTTCTCTGGTCTCAAGATTGGTCAGGTGTTGGCTGTGGCTCTTCTTGTTGGCCTACTATGGTGGCAATCTGATATTGCACACTTGCAGGATCAG ATTGGGCTTCTCTTCTTTATGTCTGGATTTTGGGGTTTCTTCCCTCTCTTCCAAGCAATCTTCACCTTTCCACCAGAGCGCAAGATGCTTGAAAAGGAAAGAGTTTCAGGCACATACAGACTCTCCTCCtatttcatgtcgaggattgttGCTGACCTCCCAATGGAACTTGTCCTTCCAACCCTATTTGTCACAATAACATACTGGATGGCAGGCCTCAAACCGTCGGCTGCAAACTTTTTCCACACCTTGTTCGCTCTGCTCCTCAGTGTTTTAGTAGCTCAAGGCATGGGGCTTGCTCTTGGGGCTTTGGTGATGGACCAGAAAAAGGCGACGGTTCTCGCATCAGTCATCATGTTGTCATTTCTTCTAGCTGGTGGCTACTATGTTCAACATGTTCCTGCTTTTATCTCTTGGATCAAATACATATCACTAAGCAACTACTCCTACAGGCTCCTTCTGGGTTCTCAGTACAAGAAAAGTGAGACCTACCCATGTGATGGTAGGGTTTGCTCAGTTGGAGAATTCCCAACTATAAAATCTGCTGGGCTCGATGGACAATCGAGTGCTGTGGTTGCTTTGGTCATTATGGTTATGGGTTACAGGTTCATCAGTTATTTAGCTCTCATGAGGATTGGAATTACAAAGAAGAAGCACCCTTAg